In the genome of Myxococcales bacterium, one region contains:
- a CDS encoding glycosyltransferase family 2 protein produces MKLSVIIPAYNEESRLGKTLDDLIAYLARADYASEIIVVDDGSTDRTVETAHARLNGPVPLRVLGYGGNRGKGFAVRFGVMQAAGEYRLFFDADGATPIDQIEKFWPLFAQGAAVCLGSRALPESDIVVRQPWHRVWMGRFFNLLVRLLAVRGFQDTQCGFKAFSARAAQIIFSRQHLTGFGFDVELLFIAQCHGLKAIETPVRWIDSPSSRVHPLRDSTRMFFELLKIRQLGWKGEYR; encoded by the coding sequence GTGAAATTGTCGGTCATTATTCCAGCCTACAACGAAGAGTCGCGGCTCGGTAAAACGCTCGACGACCTGATCGCCTATCTGGCCCGGGCCGATTACGCGTCCGAAATAATCGTGGTCGACGACGGCAGCACGGACCGGACGGTCGAAACGGCCCACGCCCGGCTGAACGGACCGGTGCCGTTGCGCGTTCTCGGTTACGGCGGCAACCGCGGCAAGGGTTTCGCGGTGCGCTTCGGCGTCATGCAGGCGGCCGGCGAATACCGGCTGTTTTTCGACGCTGACGGCGCCACGCCGATCGATCAGATCGAAAAATTCTGGCCGCTGTTCGCCCAGGGCGCGGCGGTCTGCCTCGGCTCGCGGGCGCTTCCCGAATCCGACATCGTGGTCCGCCAGCCGTGGCACCGCGTCTGGATGGGCCGTTTTTTCAACCTCTTGGTGCGGTTGCTGGCGGTGCGCGGTTTTCAGGACACGCAGTGCGGCTTCAAGGCGTTCAGCGCCCGGGCCGCGCAAATTATTTTCTCGCGGCAGCACCTGACGGGATTCGGTTTTGACGTCGAGCTGCTGTTCATTGCACAATGCCATGGTCTGAAAGCGATCGAAACGCCGGTCCGGTGGATCGATTCGCCCAGCAGCCGCGTGCATCCGTTGCGCGATTCGACGCGAATGTTTTTCGAACTGCTCAAAATCCGCCAACTGGGGTGGAAAGGCGAATACAGGTAG